Proteins from a genomic interval of Halopseudomonas litoralis:
- a CDS encoding siderophore ABC transporter substrate-binding protein — protein sequence MLSGLSRFAVLSGVCVALALGAGAVMAENVSVTHSSGRTEVPVQPQKVVVLDWSTLDTLAQLGVTVSGIPSSNPPEVLKQYREGEFIRAGSLFEPDFEVLKNAEPDLIILGRRAQGKYDEVSRFGTTIDLTPDPNDLLGSVERNTLLLGEVFGKQDKAAELVAQLQASVAELRGLTEKQGDGLLLLTTGGKMAAFGKGTRFGLIHDVFGVEQAVDDLKTGRHGQAVSFEFLLEADPDWLFVMDRDAAIGREGTAAAELMDNELVKATSAGSKDQIVYLDPASWYLLDNSGIGVMQNSVNELIKVFSAAR from the coding sequence ATGCTGTCAGGTCTTTCCCGTTTTGCTGTTCTGTCTGGAGTCTGTGTTGCGCTCGCATTGGGAGCCGGCGCGGTTATGGCTGAGAATGTGTCGGTTACCCACTCCAGTGGTCGGACCGAGGTGCCGGTGCAGCCGCAGAAGGTGGTGGTGCTGGACTGGTCGACGCTGGATACCTTGGCTCAATTGGGTGTAACGGTCAGCGGCATTCCTTCCTCCAATCCGCCAGAAGTACTCAAGCAATATCGCGAAGGCGAGTTCATTCGTGCTGGCAGTCTGTTCGAGCCGGATTTCGAGGTATTGAAGAATGCCGAGCCGGACCTGATCATTCTCGGTCGTCGGGCCCAGGGCAAGTACGACGAAGTGTCCAGGTTCGGCACTACTATTGATCTGACACCGGACCCGAACGACCTGCTGGGCAGTGTCGAGCGCAATACCCTGTTGCTGGGTGAAGTGTTCGGCAAGCAGGACAAGGCAGCCGAGCTGGTCGCCCAGTTGCAGGCCTCTGTGGCTGAGTTGCGCGGCCTGACCGAGAAGCAGGGCGACGGCCTGCTGCTGCTCACAACCGGCGGCAAGATGGCGGCATTCGGCAAGGGCACCCGCTTCGGCCTGATCCATGACGTGTTCGGTGTCGAGCAGGCGGTGGATGATCTGAAAACCGGTCGGCATGGCCAAGCCGTGTCCTTCGAGTTTTTGCTGGAAGCGGACCCGGATTGGCTGTTCGTGATGGACCGGGATGCGGCTATCGGCCGTGAAGGCACGGCGGCTGCCGAGTTGATGGATAACGAGCTGGTCAAGGCCACCAGTGCCGGCAGCAAGGATCAGATCGTTTATCTGGACCCGGCCAGCTGGTATCTGCTGGATAACAGCGGTATCGGCGTGATGCAGAACAGCGTCAATGAACTGATCAAGGTGTTCTCCGCGGCGCGCTGA
- a CDS encoding YceI family protein — protein sequence MKKIFSGIALGGLMALSGSLYAADYQIDKEGQHAFINFKTGHMGFSMLHGRFNDFDGTFSWDAENPENSKVNVTINTASVDSNHAERDKHLRSDDFLNVGKYPDATFVSTGVEMTGEDTAKVTGDFTFNGVTKPVVIDARFIGEGDDPWGGYRAGFEGTTSFKLADYDVSMDLGPASAVVELDLTIEGIRQ from the coding sequence ATGAAGAAGATTTTTTCGGGTATCGCTCTGGGTGGCCTGATGGCTTTGTCTGGCTCGCTGTACGCGGCTGATTATCAGATAGACAAGGAAGGTCAGCACGCCTTCATCAACTTCAAGACCGGGCACATGGGTTTCAGCATGTTGCACGGCCGCTTCAATGATTTTGATGGCACCTTCAGCTGGGACGCCGAGAACCCGGAAAACAGCAAGGTCAATGTGACCATCAACACCGCCAGCGTGGACTCCAACCACGCCGAGCGTGACAAGCACCTGCGCAGTGATGATTTCCTGAACGTGGGCAAGTATCCCGATGCGACCTTTGTTTCCACTGGTGTGGAAATGACCGGCGAAGATACCGCCAAGGTCACCGGTGACTTCACCTTCAACGGTGTCACCAAGCCGGTGGTGATCGACGCACGTTTCATCGGCGAAGGTGACGATCCCTGGGGCGGCTACCGTGCCGGCTTTGAAGGCACCACCAGCTTCAAACTGGCCGACTACGATGTGTCCATGGATCTGGGGCCGGCCTCTGCAGTGGTCGAGCTGGATCTGACCATTGAAGGCATTCGCCAGTAA
- a CDS encoding cytochrome b — MQLKNTQNSYGSVAILLHWVVALTVIGLAILGLWMTDLSYYSPYYRSAPFWHKSIGITLAAVMLLRLVWRWSNPRPAHLPNHKRWEISMAGVVHGLLYLMLFVIVISGYLISTAKGQGISVFGWFDIPASITGLTNQADRAGAVHYWVAIGVLGLAALHALGALKHHFLDRDDTLRRMLGMRAR, encoded by the coding sequence ATGCAACTGAAAAACACACAGAACAGCTATGGGTCGGTGGCCATTCTGCTGCACTGGGTGGTGGCGCTGACGGTGATCGGTCTGGCCATACTCGGGTTATGGATGACTGACCTGAGTTACTACAGCCCCTATTACCGAAGCGCTCCGTTCTGGCACAAAAGCATCGGCATAACGCTGGCCGCAGTAATGCTGTTGCGTCTGGTATGGCGCTGGAGCAATCCGCGCCCTGCGCATCTGCCCAACCACAAGCGCTGGGAAATAAGCATGGCGGGGGTGGTGCATGGGCTGCTATACCTGATGCTGTTTGTGATCGTGATCAGCGGCTACCTGATTTCCACCGCCAAAGGGCAGGGCATCAGTGTATTCGGCTGGTTCGATATTCCCGCCTCGATAACCGGACTGACTAATCAAGCCGACCGTGCCGGGGCAGTGCATTACTGGGTGGCGATAGGCGTACTGGGATTGGCGGCGCTGCATGCCCTGGGCGCTCTCAAGCATCACTTTCTTGATCGTGACGACACATTGCGCCGCATGCTGGGCATGCGAGCGCGGTAA
- the trpC gene encoding indole-3-glycerol phosphate synthase TrpC, protein MSLPTILENIVARKYEEVKENRAKVSLAELEALCASADAPRGFADALRKRAALKQPAVIAEIKKASPSKGVIRENFNPADIAASYQQGGAACLSVLTDVDFFQGSSDYLKQARAACDLPVIRKDFMVDPYQVVEARAMGADCILLIVASLEDGQMAELNAVAVEHGLDVLVEVHDGAELDRALKLDTPLVGINNRNLHTFEVSLDTTLQLLPRVPADRLAVTESGILTRTDVELMLDNEVYSFLVGEAFMRAADPGAELRRLFF, encoded by the coding sequence ATGAGCTTGCCGACCATTCTGGAAAACATCGTTGCCCGCAAGTATGAAGAAGTGAAGGAAAACCGGGCCAAGGTATCACTCGCAGAACTGGAGGCGCTGTGCGCCAGTGCCGATGCACCCCGCGGCTTTGCCGATGCCCTGCGTAAGCGGGCTGCGCTGAAGCAGCCGGCGGTGATTGCCGAGATCAAGAAAGCCTCGCCAAGCAAGGGCGTGATTCGCGAAAACTTCAACCCGGCCGACATCGCTGCCAGCTACCAGCAGGGCGGTGCCGCCTGCCTGTCGGTGCTGACCGATGTGGACTTCTTCCAGGGCAGCTCTGATTACCTCAAGCAGGCCCGCGCGGCCTGTGATCTGCCGGTGATCCGCAAGGACTTCATGGTCGATCCGTACCAGGTGGTTGAAGCCCGCGCCATGGGCGCCGATTGCATACTGCTGATTGTGGCCTCGCTGGAAGACGGTCAGATGGCCGAACTGAATGCCGTGGCTGTCGAGCATGGGCTGGATGTGCTGGTCGAGGTACACGACGGTGCCGAGCTCGACCGTGCGCTGAAACTGGACACGCCGTTGGTGGGCATCAACAACCGTAACCTGCACACCTTCGAAGTCTCGCTGGATACCACGCTGCAACTGTTGCCCCGCGTGCCAGCTGACCGCCTGGCCGTCACCGAAAGTGGCATCCTCACTCGCACCGATGTTGAGCTGATGCTGGATAACGAGGTGTACAGCTTCCTCGTCGGCGAAGCCTTCATGCGTGCCGCTGATCCGGGTGCAGAGTTGAGACGTCTGTTTTTCTAA
- the trpD gene encoding anthranilate phosphoribosyltransferase, whose protein sequence is MDFTTALARVVEQIDLSTEEMQDVMRQIMTGQCTDAQIGGMLVALRMKSESLDEITGAALAMRELASNVVIPGDNLVDTCGTGGDGANIFNVSSAAAFVVAAAGGQVAKHGNRAVSGKSGSADLLEAAGINLDLTPEQVARCVEHVGVGFMFAPAHHGAMKHAVGPRRELGMRTLFNMLGPMTNPAGVKHQVIGVFSKALCRPMAEVMGRLGSQHVLIVHSRDGLDEISLASPTHIAELKDGKVTEYEVSPEELGIKSRSLIGLTVEGPEASLKLIRDALGKRETEVGEKAADMIILNAGAALYAADVASTLKEGVELASDALYSGMAREKLAELASFTEIFREEALLK, encoded by the coding sequence ATGGATTTCACCACAGCACTGGCCAGGGTCGTCGAACAGATCGACCTGTCCACCGAGGAAATGCAGGACGTGATGCGGCAGATCATGACCGGCCAGTGCACGGATGCGCAGATTGGCGGCATGCTGGTCGCACTGCGTATGAAGAGTGAAAGCCTGGACGAAATCACCGGCGCGGCGCTGGCCATGCGTGAACTGGCTTCCAATGTGGTCATCCCGGGAGACAACCTGGTCGACACCTGCGGCACCGGTGGTGATGGCGCAAATATCTTCAACGTCTCCTCTGCGGCAGCCTTTGTCGTGGCCGCCGCCGGCGGCCAGGTGGCCAAACACGGCAACCGCGCGGTATCCGGCAAGAGCGGCAGTGCCGATCTGCTGGAGGCGGCTGGCATCAATCTGGACCTGACCCCTGAACAGGTGGCGCGCTGCGTGGAACACGTCGGCGTCGGCTTCATGTTCGCCCCCGCCCACCATGGTGCAATGAAGCATGCGGTGGGTCCGCGCCGCGAGCTGGGCATGCGTACGCTGTTCAACATGCTCGGCCCGATGACCAACCCGGCTGGCGTCAAACACCAGGTGATCGGCGTGTTCAGCAAGGCGCTGTGCCGGCCCATGGCTGAAGTGATGGGTCGCCTTGGCAGCCAACACGTATTGATCGTGCATTCGCGCGATGGCCTGGATGAGATCAGCCTCGCGTCGCCGACGCACATCGCCGAGCTGAAAGACGGCAAGGTCACTGAATACGAAGTCAGCCCCGAGGAGCTGGGTATCAAGAGTCGCAGCCTCATCGGTCTGACCGTGGAAGGCCCGGAAGCCTCGTTGAAGCTGATCCGTGATGCGCTGGGCAAGCGCGAAACGGAAGTCGGCGAGAAGGCCGCGGACATGATCATCCTCAACGCCGGCGCCGCGCTCTATGCGGCGGATGTCGCGTCGACGCTGAAAGAAGGGGTGGAATTGGCCTCCGACGCGCTCTACTCGGGCATGGCCCGGGAAAAACTGGCCGAACTGGCCTCCTTTACTGAAATCTTTCGCGAGGAGGCGCTGCTGAAATGA
- a CDS encoding aminodeoxychorismate/anthranilate synthase component II, translating to MLLMIDNYDSFTWNVVQYLGELGAEVKVVRNDELSIEQIEALQPERIVISPGPCTPNEAGISVPALKHFAGKLPILGICLGHQSIGQAFGGEVVRAREAMHGKTSPVYHRGMGVFAGLANPLTVTRYHSLVVQRDRLPDCLELTAWTQHADGTVDEIMGLRHRQYMIEGVQFHPESILSEQGHELLANFLKQQGGMRS from the coding sequence ATGTTATTGATGATCGACAACTACGACTCCTTTACCTGGAACGTGGTGCAGTACCTCGGCGAGCTGGGTGCCGAGGTGAAAGTGGTGCGTAACGACGAGCTGAGCATCGAGCAGATCGAAGCTCTGCAACCGGAGCGCATCGTCATTTCCCCCGGCCCCTGCACGCCCAACGAAGCGGGCATATCGGTTCCGGCACTCAAGCACTTTGCCGGCAAGCTGCCGATCCTCGGTATCTGTCTGGGTCACCAGAGCATCGGCCAGGCCTTTGGCGGCGAGGTGGTCCGCGCCCGCGAGGCCATGCATGGCAAGACCAGCCCGGTCTATCACCGGGGCATGGGTGTGTTCGCCGGCCTGGCCAATCCGCTGACGGTGACTCGCTACCATTCGCTGGTAGTGCAGCGTGATAGGCTACCGGACTGTCTGGAGTTGACCGCCTGGACGCAGCACGCGGACGGCACTGTGGATGAGATCATGGGTCTGCGCCATCGCCAGTACATGATCGAAGGGGTGCAGTTTCATCCCGAATCCATCCTCAGCGAACAAGGCCACGAACTGCTGGCCAACTTTCTCAAACAGCAAGGCGGAATGCGCAGCTGA